CAGAAAGCGCGCCGCCCGTCCCGGTCGGCGAGTTCGCTGTCTCTCGGCGCGTCACGCGAGGTGATCAGGCGGGAAAGTTCCGGCAGGAACGCCGCCACCGCGACCTCGGCGGGCAGCGCCACATCGAGCTGGGTACGCCCACCCAGGACCGCCACCCGGATCATCTCGGGTGCGGCGGACGCGACCCGAACGGTGCGGAGCTCCTCGATACCGGTCACAGGTCGGGCATCCTCGACAGTTGGATCACGCCGCTCTTCATCGTGCGGGACACCAACATTCCGCGTCCGGGTGCCATCGGGGAGGCCTTGTAACCGCCGAACAGCGGCCCTTCCTCCTTGCCCCCGCTCATCACCAAGCCGTTGCACGACAGGTCCTTGAGCCGGCCGACGATGGGGTCGAGCATGGCGCGTCCCGCCCCGCCGCTGCGGCGGGTCACGATGACCCGTAACCCGATATCACGGGCCTGCGGCAGGTACTCCACCAGCGGACCGAGCGGGTGGCTGAGTGAGCCACCGGGGATCAGGTCGTAGTCGTCGATCATCACGAACAGGTCGGGTCCCGACCACCACGACCGCTCCTTGAGCTGCTGCTGGGTGATGTCATCGGGCGGCAGGCGTTCGCTCAACGCCCCCGCCAGCGCGGTCATCAGCTCGGTGCATGACTGCGGGGCGGTCGCGTAGCCGCCGAGATACTCGTCGGCGATCGCGCCGAGCATCGAGCGTCGGAAATCGACCAGGATGATCTTGGCCTCCGCGGGACTGGCGTTCTCCATCACGCCGGCGGCGATGTTGCGCAGCAACCCGGTCTTGCCGCATTCGGTGTCGGCGAACGCGACGAGGTGGGGCTGGGCGTCGAAATCGACGATGACCGGCGCGAGTTCTGATTCGTTGATCCCGATCGCGACGCGCGACTTGCTCAGCGCGCCGGCGGCACGGGCGGCAGTGACGACCGCATCGCGGTCGACGTTGTGCGGCAGCATCCGCACTCGCGGCGCTTCGCGTTCGCCGTAGTGCGCCCGCATCGCCTCCACCGCGCCCGCCACCCCGGCAGGCAGATCCTCCACCCCCGCGCTGGAGTCGAGCCGGGGCAGGCCGACCAGAATGTGCAGCCGCTCGGGGTTGATGCCGCGCCCGGGCCGGCCGATCGGCACCAGTTCGGCGGCCTTGCGGCCGACTTCGCTGTCGATCGGATCCCCGAGGCGCAGCTCGATGCGGGTGCCCAGCATGTCTTTGACGGCGGGCCGGATCTCCATCCACCGCGACGCCGAGATCGCCAGGTGCACACCGTAGGAGAGCCCTTGGATGGCCAGCGACTGCAGCACCGGGTCGAGGGATTCGAAGTCGCTCTTGATCGACGCCCAGCCGTCGACGACCAGCACCACGTCGCCGTACCGGTCCCGGCTCAGCGGATGGCTTGCCGCTTCGTCGGGCCTCAGGGCGGACAGTTCGGCCTTGCGCTGCCGGAAATCGCGGATCGACTCGATGCCCTGGTCGCGGAACAGCTCTTCTCGCGCCCGCAGCACACCGGCGACCTCGGCGACGGTGCGGCGGATCGCGTCGGCGTCCATTCGGCCCGCGACACCGCCGACGTGCGGCAGCTTCGCCAGACCGGTGAGCGTGCCACCTCCGAAATCCAGGCAGTAGAACTGGATCTGCTCGGGGGTGTGCGTGGCCGCCGCCGACATGATCAGCGAGCGCAGCGCCGTCGACTTGCCCGACTGCGGGCCGCCGACGACGGCCACGTTGCCCTGCGCACCGGACAGGTCCACCGTCAGCACGTCGCGGCGCTGGTCATACGGTCGGTCGACGACACCGATGGGCATCCACAGCCGCCCGTTGAGGTTGACCGGCGATCGCCAGTCGGTGTCGGTGAGCAGATCGTTGACGGCCGGACTTTCGTCGAGGGGCGGTAGCCACACCTCGTGCGCAGGGCGCCCGTGCCCGCGCAGCCTGCCGACGGCCACGTCGAGCACGGTGGACTTGGCCGGCGCGGCCACGGTCAACGGTTCCCGGGTTACGGCTGGTTCGTCCGCGGGCGCGCGGTCCGGGGTCGGCGCGACGGGCGCGTCCTTCTTCACCGGTGTCGCGGTGAACAGCTTCGGCGCCATCGCGCCCAGGTGGGCCGCACGTCCGGTCCGGATCGCCACTCGGGGCCGGGTGTACTCGCCGGACACATAGCTGGCGTTGAAGCGGATCGGTTCGGAGGCATCACATTTCAGGAACGCCGAGCCCGGGACGCTCGGCAGGTGATATGCGTCCGGCACGCCGAGGACGCTGCGCGATTCGCCCGCCGAGAAGGTCTTCAGGCCGATTCGGTAGGACAGGTGCGAATCCAGGCCCCGCAGTTTGCCTTCTTCGAGCCGCTGCGAGGCCAGCAGCAGGTGCATGTGCAGGGACCGGCCCAGCCTGCCGATCATCACGAACAGCTCGGCGAAATCGGGCTTCTGCGCGAGTAGCTCGGAGAATTCGTCGACGATGACGAACAGGGCGGGCAGCGGTTCGAGGTCGGCGCCGTTGGCGCGCGCATGCTCGTATTCGCTGACCTTCGAGAAGTTGCCCGCCGACCGCAGCAGTTCCTGGCGGCGGTTCATCTCTCCGGCGAGCGCATCCCGCATGC
The window above is part of the Mycolicibacterium rutilum genome. Proteins encoded here:
- the eccCa gene encoding type VII secretion protein EccCa, producing MSTKGFVRRLRVVPPRMPGGEVNLAPPPEVPRAIPGNLAMKLMPFVMIVAVVGMIALMVTVGGRDLTRNPMFLIFPMMMIMSMAGMFMGGNARTGKAAAELNEERKDYFSYLANLRDEADTTGEEQRTALEWSHPDPRALADVVGTRRMWERRPTDADYCHVRVGVGTHRLATRLMAPETGPPEDLEPVSTVALRRFVKTHSVVHALPTAVSLRAFPTITFEGDRKLAQQLVRSMVLELCTFHGPDHVQVAIVTANPDGDTWSWVKWLPHAQHAAIRDGMGSMRLLFPTLELLESTLSGELNERGRFSRNAQPTQGLKQLVVVLDDGFVTGDERLVTDAGMDSVTLLDLNGPRDGAAVRRGLQVVVEEDADGQHVAARTAVGVERFATPDAITLAEAETTARRIGQFRPANAAHIVSLEPDSRAVDPGLMSLLKIPDAAEIVPETVWRPRSPRERLRVPIGITPGGQPLELDIKEAAEGGMGPHGLCIGATGSGKSEFLRTLVLSLVTSHSPEALNLVLVDFKGGATFLGFEGLAHVAAIITNLEDELTLVDRMRDALAGEMNRRQELLRSAGNFSKVSEYEHARANGADLEPLPALFVIVDEFSELLAQKPDFAELFVMIGRLGRSLHMHLLLASQRLEEGKLRGLDSHLSYRIGLKTFSAGESRSVLGVPDAYHLPSVPGSAFLKCDASEPIRFNASYVSGEYTRPRVAIRTGRAAHLGAMAPKLFTATPVKKDAPVAPTPDRAPADEPAVTREPLTVAAPAKSTVLDVAVGRLRGHGRPAHEVWLPPLDESPAVNDLLTDTDWRSPVNLNGRLWMPIGVVDRPYDQRRDVLTVDLSGAQGNVAVVGGPQSGKSTALRSLIMSAAATHTPEQIQFYCLDFGGGTLTGLAKLPHVGGVAGRMDADAIRRTVAEVAGVLRAREELFRDQGIESIRDFRQRKAELSALRPDEAASHPLSRDRYGDVVLVVDGWASIKSDFESLDPVLQSLAIQGLSYGVHLAISASRWMEIRPAVKDMLGTRIELRLGDPIDSEVGRKAAELVPIGRPGRGINPERLHILVGLPRLDSSAGVEDLPAGVAGAVEAMRAHYGEREAPRVRMLPHNVDRDAVVTAARAAGALSKSRVAIGINESELAPVIVDFDAQPHLVAFADTECGKTGLLRNIAAGVMENASPAEAKIILVDFRRSMLGAIADEYLGGYATAPQSCTELMTALAGALSERLPPDDITQQQLKERSWWSGPDLFVMIDDYDLIPGGSLSHPLGPLVEYLPQARDIGLRVIVTRRSGGAGRAMLDPIVGRLKDLSCNGLVMSGGKEEGPLFGGYKASPMAPGRGMLVSRTMKSGVIQLSRMPDL